The sequence below is a genomic window from Chryseobacterium foetidum.
ATTAGTGCAGTCTCGAATAATGGATGATAAGTGATAAATGATGATTGATAAACGATCAAAGATCAGACATCCAGCATCAAACTTCCAGCACCCAACCTTTTAATAAAAATCTATGAACAATATAATCTTAATAACCAAAAGAGAATTTCTTACACAGGTGAAGAAAAAATCTTTTGTTGTGCTTACTCTTCTTGCTCCAATCCTTCTTTTGGCTTTTGGAGCAGTCATCGGTCTGATGTTTAAAGCCAATGAATCCCACACGAAAATTGAGGTGGTAGACAACAGCGGATTATTTAAAAATGCCCTAAAATCAGACGATAAAATCAATTATAACTTTATTACCGAGGCAAATCCGGCAAAGAAAGTGGAGTCTTTAAAGAAAAGTGAAGCGACTGACGGAATTTTAATCTTACCTCAGCTCAACGGATCTGATTATGCAGGTTTTGAAAAAAACACACAGCTTTTGCTCAACACAAAAATTGGTTTTGACACCAAAAAAATGATTGCCTCAGACATCAATGAAGTTCTAAAAAAAGAAAAAATAAAAAAGCTCGGCATTCAGAATTCCCAGCTGGAAGATCTGGATAAAAGATTTTCGCTTACAACCATCAATCTTACAAACGATGATAAAGAGGATTCTGATATGGCTTTCGGTGTGAAAAGCGTGCTCAGTATGCTTTTGATGTACGTCACGTTTATGTTTATCATTATTTACGGCGTTCGTGTAATGCGAAGCGTCCTGGAAGAAAAAAACAACCGTGTGGTTGAAATTATTATTTCATCTGTGAAACCTTTTGAGCTGATGATGGGGAAAATTCTGGGTGTAACGCTGGTTGCCCTCACCCAGTTTATGGTTTGGATTACCATGTCGGTGATTGGTGCTTTGGTTTTAAACACAGGCTTTTCATCGATTCAAAAAAATATTCCAGGGGCGGATGAAGAGATGACTTCAAAATTTGACATCGTGGAAATGGGAACTCAGATTTCCCACAGCCTTCTGGAGCTGAATTTCCCTTTAATCATCTTCGTTTTTATTGTGTTTTTCCTTTTGGGATATATGTTTTACAGCTCGATTTACGCAGCTGTAGGTTCGGCGGTAGACAATGAAACGGAAACGCAGCAATTCACCATTTTTGCCATCCTTCCGCTGATGTTGGGAATGTACGGAAGCTTTTCTGTGATGAATAATCCTGACGGTCCGCTTGGTTTCTGGCTGTCGATTATTCCGTTTACTTCTCCCGTTGCGATGATTGCGAGAATTCCGTTTGGGGTTCCTGCGTGGCAGATTGCACTTTCTATTTTTCTGCTTTTGGCCACGACCATTTTTATGATTTTTGTTGCAGGAAAAATTTACAGAGTCGGGATTTTAATGTACGGAAATAAGGCAAGTATGAAGGAGATCTGGAAGTGGATTAAAGAATAATTTAAAGCAAAATCCATTTAAATAGGATGAAAATTATTAATCCATAAAGCTTATAAAATTGCTTATCGAATTATAATCAATTCAAAAATATTATGTTCAATATTTGCTCCTCTATTTTTTGGAGGAACATTTTTTAATTCAAAATCAAGTAAATCTAATAGTATCGATTTCACTTAAACATTGTATATTTGGTTCAAGACAGTCTTAATCAAAACACGTAACAAGATGAAATTTTTAAAATTTATTATATTTTTAATTCCAATAATATTTTATTGTCAGAATAATAGAGCTTATTATCAGATGAAATATAAGCCCAACAAAATAGATACTACTACAAAAAAAATATTACAGGTTTTAATTTTTAATAGTTTAAAATCAAGCTTTCAATCACATGGAGTTTTAAAGAGAGATTCGTTATTTGCGATTTCGCTGGAACATAAAAATAAAACCGGTGATTTCTTAAATAATGACGAAAATTTCAGGTCGTCAATGGATGATCAATATAAAATATCAAGCGATTCAAAATCTGACATTGTAACTTTTCAGGATATTCTAGGAGAGCAGTACTTGGCGAAATATGAGGAAAAAATAAAATTAAAATGGCAAATAAGCAGCGATACTCAAGATTTTAATGGTATCAAATGTCAAAAAGCAACCACTGAATATGGAGGGAGAAAATGGATTGCATGGTTCGCCAGCGAATACAACTTTCATTTTGGTCCTTATAAGTTTCAAGGACTTCCAGGATTAATAATAAAAATTTGGGATACAGAAAACAATTTTATGTGGGATTTTGTAGGCTTAAAAAAGCAGAATTCTGACAATTTTTACGAAAATACTTATTTGGAATTGCAGGGTTGGCAAATTGCTAATTTGGATAAAAAAAATTTTCTAAAAGTCGAACATCAGTATTTTAACCACCCTTTAGGAAATATCTCAGAAATCTTTCCTGATGCTTCCGGTGATAAGATTCAAAAAATATTAGAAATAGAACGGGAGAAGATTAAACGAAATCAATATATGAATAATAAGATTGAAATTGCCCAGAAATAGCAATGTCAGTGCTTCCGCATAATTTCTATACAAACAAAACGCCCGGCTTCCAATGGAAACCGGGCGTTATTATTTTAATTCAAAAAATATTATTTGAAGATATAGCTTAAGCTAAGACTTAAAACCTGCTCAGATTTCTTCTTTGCAGAATTCGGGTCGATCTTGCTCTCATCCAAATCCGGATAGGTATTTGATAATCCGAAATCGTATTTTAGAGTCAATTCTAACTGTCTTTTGTAGCTGTAACCAATACCGGCACCTAATGCAAAATTAAAAGACTTTGCTTTTCCGAATCTGTCTGTACGGTAGATCTCTCTCGATTCGTTTGTAACTTTCTGATCAACCAAAAAGTTGAATCTCGGGCCGATCTGTCCGAAAAACTCAGATTCAGCTTCAGAAAAATAGCCTTTAAATGAAACCGGTACGCTGATGTAATTGTTTGCATACATTGCGTTGTAGCCCTGCATACCTTTTGCATCCTTATCTTTTCCAGACTCACCTGCACCGTAGTAAACAACTTCCGGCTGAAGGAAAAACTGATTGGAGCTTCCCATCGGGATCAATGCCAAAACACCCCCCTGGAAAGAAAATCTTCCACCGGAAGGATTGTGAGCATTTCTTACTCTTGAATTGTTGACTCCTGCTGTGAGACCGAATCTTGTATTTCTGAAATCGATCTGAGCAGAAGCCATGAGGGAAAAGGCTAAAGCTGATGCCAATAATATTTTTTTCATATTTAGTTTTAATTATTTTTAAAGGACACATGTTATCGCCACTTCACTATTGTATTTATATGCAATGTTTTTTTAGTGGCAATTTCATATCAAATTTATTTTTATCCTAAAACTTTTGCGATGGTAACACCGATTTCTGCCGGAGAGTCTACAACGTTGATTCCGTTTTCTCTCATGATTTCCATTTTTGCCTGAGCTGTATCTTCTGCACCACCAACGATTGCACCTGCGTGCCCCATTGTTCTTCCTTTAGGAGCAGTTTGACCTGCGATGAAACCAACAACTGGTTTTGTAGAACCGCTTGCCTTGTACCATCTTGCAGCTTCAGCCTCAAGACCTCCACCGATTTCTCCGATCATTACAACAGCTTCAGTTTCAGGGTCGTTGATGAATAATTCCAAAGCTTCTCTTGTCGTAGTACCGATAATTGGGTCACCACCGATTCCGATAGCTGTAGAAATTCCGTAACCAGCTTTAACAACCTGATCAGCAGCTTCGTAAGTAAGAGTTCCTGATTTTGAAACGATCCCCACTTTACCCGCTTTGAAAACGAAACCTGGCATAATACCAATTTTAGCCTCATCAGAAGTGATGATACCAGGACAGTTTGGCCCGATCAATCTGCAGTCTTTGTCAGCGATGTAAGATTTTACTTTCACCATATCAGCTACAGGAATACCTTCTGTAATACAAACGATTACCTTGATACCTGCTTCAGCAGCTTCCATGATCGCATCTGCAGCAAATGCAGGCGGTACAAAAATGATACTTACGTTTGCCCCTGCTTTTGCAACTGCATCAGCAACTGTATTGAAAACCGGCTTCCCTAAGTGCTCGCTTCCTCCTTTCCCCGGAGTAACACCACCTACAACGTTGGTTCCGTATTCAATCATTTGACCTGCGTGGAAAGTACCTTCGTTCCCTGTAAAACCTTGTACAATTACTTTAGAATCTTTGTTTACTAAAATTGACATTTTATTGTTTTTTAAATTTATTTTCTTAATTATTAATGCTCACAAATTTACTTATTTTTCTTTGATTTTAAATAAAACCGAAGCATTTGTTTACTCAAGATTTCTCAATTTCACCTCTTTTTTGAGGTAAGTTTTGTAATCTTCAGCAAACATGCCGATGTAAGTACCTTTTTTGAGGTCACGGTTGACTCCTGTTTTACCTAAAAGTACGGAGCCGCTTTCGATATTATTTCCTGAAGCAATACCAACCTGTCCCCACAGGGTAACCTCATCACCAATGATGCAACAGCCTGCAATTCCTACCTGAGAAGCAATCAGACACCTTTTCCCAATCACAGTATCGTGACCAATCTGGATTTGGTTGTCTAAAACTGAACCTTCCCCGATAATTGTGGAATCCGTAACACCTCTGTCGATGGTACATCCGTTTCCGATTTCTACATTGTTTTCGATGATAACATTTCCTACCGAAATCAGACGGTCAAAATTTCCGTTGAGTTTTCTGTAATAAAATGCATCGCCACCCAAAACGGTGTTGGATTGAATGACAACATTATCACCAATCACAGTGCGGTCGCCGATGACAACATTTGGAAAAATCAAACTGTTTTTTCCAATGGTGATGTTGTTGCCAAGCACAGCTGAAGGATGAATTTTTGTGCCCTCTCCTATTTCCACATCGTGGAGTGTTTCGGTAAAGTTGTAGATTCTTGTGAAGTGGTTATTGATTTTATTGAAATCTCCGAAAGGATCATCTGAGATTAATAACGCTTTTCCTTCCGGACAATCCACTTCTTTATCGATTAAAATGATGGTGGCAGCAGAATTTAAAGCTTTGTCGTAATATTTCGGATGGTTGACGAAAACAATTTCACCGGATTTTACTCTGTGAATTTCGTTGGTGCCAAAAACCTGAAAATCTTCGGAACCCACGAATTTTGCGCCGATAAGGTCAGCAATGGTTTTTAGTTTTTGTGGTTGATGGAAAGTCATAATTTATTAGTAATGAGTGATGAGTAATAAGTAATGATTGATGATTGATTTTTATGCAGTGGATATTTTTAGTGTCTTACTACTTAATAATTTGATTTTGAAAAGGTATTTATACTGCCAAACTTTGCAGCCCGACCTGAGTGGAGCTCTTTTTGCTGCAGCGAAGCGGAGGCAAAAAAGCGGGAACGGAGGGCGGAAATTGCTGCCATAAAAAAATAAAAGCTGAAAGTTATAATGCTTTCAGCTTTTGATATTGTAAGTGATTACTCTTTTACTCTTTCTAAGTAAGAACCGTCTTCTGTGCTTACTTTGATTTTGTCTCCAGCCTCGATGAACAAAGGAACCATTACTCTTGCTCCTGTTTCAACGATTGCATTTTTCAAAGCGTTGGTTGCTGTGTTTCCTTTCACACCCGGATCTGCTTCTACCACCTCAAGGTAGACAGACTGTGGTAATTCTGCTGAAAGTGGCGTTTCGTCTGCTTCCTTCAAAATGATAGTTACTTCTTCACCTGCTTTCATCAGGTTTGAGTTTTCGATCATTTCTTTGTTTAAATATAACTGAGAGAAATCATCGTTATTCATAAAGTGGAAACCATTCTCATCATCATAAAGATACTGGAATTTTCTTGTGATTACCTTTACTTCGTCGATTTTGTGACCTGCAGAGAAAGTATTGTCAATTACTTTACCATTGGTTACAGACTTTAATTTTGTTCTTACGAATGCAGGACCTTTACCTGGTTTTACGTGAAGAAACTCGATTACTTTAAAAATATCATTGCTATACTCGATGCAAAGACCTTTTCTGATATCGTTACTTGTTGCCATTATTATTTTTATGTTATTTTTTATTATTTTGTTTTGTAAACCGGAACGCTTAAAACCGTTCTTCCTGCCCTGTCGATGGCATCCACTCTCGGTCTTGTCATCGTTCCCGAAGTCATCTGATCGATGTACTGACCATTCATCATTGGATTGAAATTAATGGTGTTTACATTGAGCTGATTAACATTCTTCCTGATTTCAGAAGAATTCTGAAGATCTGATTTTAAATTTGCAAAAGATTTTTTTGAATTGACAAAAATTGAATTCACATTGTTTACAGCAATTGAATCTTTTGTCGACCAGTCTAAATTTCTTTTTTCCTGTCCGAAAGCAATTGCCGAAATACCTGTTAAAGTAAGAATTAAAGTTTTCATCATTGTTAAATTTAAATTATTCTTTCCCCGTTCCGTATCCCTTTACGATACCTCTCGGTGAATTTTGAATAAACTGAAGAATCTCGTCTCTTTCCGCTGTAGGAAGCATTTCCTTTTCGATGTGCGAAACGGCTTGTGAAACATTCATCTTCATCTGGAAAATTGCCCTGTAAATCTTCTGAATTTCGAAAATTTTATCGTTGCTGAAGCCTCTTCTTCTTAAACCAACAGAATTGATTCCCGCATAAGACATCGGCTCACGAGCTACTTTTACGTAAGGTGGAATATCTTTTCTCACCAGGGTACCTCCGGAAATCATTACGTGCTTCCCGATTTTGCCAAACTGATGTACTGCTGACAGCCCGCCCATCACAGTGTAATCACCTATTTCAACGTGACCTGCAATACCGCAACCGTTTACGATGATAACGTGATCACCGATTACACAATCGTGTGCAATGTGTGAAGTCGCCATAATCAGACAGTTGGTACCGATTTTTGTAAAACCTAAAGCCTTTGTACCTCTGTTTACGGTCACACATTCTCTGATTGTAGTTTCGTCACCAATAATTGTCTGGGTATCTTCACCGTCAAACTTCAAATCCTGAGGAATTGCTGAGATCACCGTACCCGGAAATATCCTGCAATTCTTACCGATTCTTGCACCGTCCATAATGGTAACGTTTGAACCAATCCACGTACCCTCGCCGATTTCCACATCTCCGGCAATCGTGGTAAATGGTTCTATGGTTACATTTTTGCTTATTTTTGCGCGTTTATCAACGGCTGCTAGCTGGTGAATCATTTAGTCAAGTTTATTTTTAGCTACCTGAGCCATTAGTTCTGCTTCTACAGCAATTGTATCACCTACATATCCGTAGCCCTGCATGTGTACAATACCTCTTCTGATAGGCGTAATCAATTCAATTTTGAAAACCAGAGTATCTCCCGGAATTACTTTTCTCTTGAATTTCACCTTATCTATTTTAATGAAATATGTAGAATAATTTTCAGGGTCAGGAACACTTGCCAAAACAAGAATACCACCGGTCTGTGCCAGTGCTTCCACCTGTAGAACGCCCGGCATTACAGGCTCTTTAGGGAAATGTCCTACGAAAAACGGCTCGTTGAAAGTCACATTTTTCAAACCTACCACGTGTTTGTCTGAAAGCTCAAGAACTTTATCGATCAACAAAAACGGGTAACGGTGAGGCATTAATCTCATAATTCCGTTGATATCAAAAACCGGTGGTTTATTTAAATCAAATTCCGGAACATTTTTCTTTTTCTGAAGCTTCCACTGTCTGTTCAGTTTTTTTGCAAACTGCGTGTTGACATAGTGACCAGGCTTATTGGCGATAACTTTTCCTTTAATTTTAACTCCGGTAAGAGCCAAATCACCAATCACGTCGAGCAGTTTGTGTCTTGCAGCTTCATTTGGATAGTTTAAAGTCAAATTATCTAAAATTCCGTTTGGTCTGATGGAAACATTGTCTTTTCCGAAAGCTTTTTTCAGCTTTTCTGTAGTTTCAGGCGTAAGATCCTTGTCTACATAAACGATGGCATTTGAAATATCACCCCCTTTTATTAAACCATGATCCAGTAACATTTCCAATTCATGCAAAAAGCTGAATGTTCTCGCTGAAGAAATCTCTTCCTTAAATTCTGAAATATTTTTAAGTGTAGCATTCTGGGTTCCCAAAACCTTGGTTCCAAAATCTACCATTGTTGTTACTTCGTAGGTGTCTGAAGGAATAATCGTAATCTCAGAACCTGTCGCAGGATCGCTGTAGCTCAGAACTTCCTTTACCACAAGATATTCTCTTGCAACAGACTGTTCCACCACACCAACACTTTCAACAGCTTCAACAAAAAACTTTGAAGAACCATCTAAAATTGGTGGTTCTGAAGCATCCATTTCCATAATGGCATTGTCTACGTCGCAACCCACCAAAGCAGCCAAAAGATGCTCGCAGGTATTGATTTTCACACCTAATTTTTCAAGTGTAGTACCTCTTTCGGTCGCTACAACGTAGTTTACATCGGCTTCTACCTGAGGATGTCCCTCAAGATCGGTTCGTACAAATACAAAACCTGTGTTTTCTTTTGCCGGTTTAATGGTCAGTTTTACTTCTCTACCGGTATGAAGGCCAATTCCAGAAAGGGTAACCTCTTCCTGAAGCGTTTTTTGCATATCACTCATTCGTATGATCTTTTGAGATATTCTCAAGATTATTTATTCTTTTTGCCAATTCGGGCAATTTTCTGAAATGTACGTAACTTCTTAAATAGTCGTTGTAGGCAATCGCCGGCGAACCGTAAACCGTTTCTTTATCATTCACACTGGAGTTTACACCACTTTGTGCCTGAATTTTTACCTGACTTCCGATTTTTATGTGACCAACAATTCCGACCTGTCCGCCAATCTGGTTCCAGTCTCCGATTGTAGTAGAACCTGCAATACCCGTTTGGGAAGCAATTACATTATTGGCTCCGATTTTTACATTATGTG
It includes:
- a CDS encoding UDP-3-O-(3-hydroxymyristoyl)glucosamine N-acyltransferase — translated: MTFHQPQKLKTIADLIGAKFVGSEDFQVFGTNEIHRVKSGEIVFVNHPKYYDKALNSAATIILIDKEVDCPEGKALLISDDPFGDFNKINNHFTRIYNFTETLHDVEIGEGTKIHPSAVLGNNITIGKNSLIFPNVVIGDRTVIGDNVVIQSNTVLGGDAFYYRKLNGNFDRLISVGNVIIENNVEIGNGCTIDRGVTDSTIIGEGSVLDNQIQIGHDTVIGKRCLIASQVGIAGCCIIGDEVTLWGQVGIASGNNIESGSVLLGKTGVNRDLKKGTYIGMFAEDYKTYLKKEVKLRNLE
- a CDS encoding GLPGLI family protein, coding for MKFLKFIIFLIPIIFYCQNNRAYYQMKYKPNKIDTTTKKILQVLIFNSLKSSFQSHGVLKRDSLFAISLEHKNKTGDFLNNDENFRSSMDDQYKISSDSKSDIVTFQDILGEQYLAKYEEKIKLKWQISSDTQDFNGIKCQKATTEYGGRKWIAWFASEYNFHFGPYKFQGLPGLIIKIWDTENNFMWDFVGLKKQNSDNFYENTYLELQGWQIANLDKKNFLKVEHQYFNHPLGNISEIFPDASGDKIQKILEIEREKIKRNQYMNNKIEIAQK
- a CDS encoding ABC transporter permease; the encoded protein is MNNIILITKREFLTQVKKKSFVVLTLLAPILLLAFGAVIGLMFKANESHTKIEVVDNSGLFKNALKSDDKINYNFITEANPAKKVESLKKSEATDGILILPQLNGSDYAGFEKNTQLLLNTKIGFDTKKMIASDINEVLKKEKIKKLGIQNSQLEDLDKRFSLTTINLTNDDKEDSDMAFGVKSVLSMLLMYVTFMFIIIYGVRVMRSVLEEKNNRVVEIIISSVKPFELMMGKILGVTLVALTQFMVWITMSVIGALVLNTGFSSIQKNIPGADEEMTSKFDIVEMGTQISHSLLELNFPLIIFVFIVFFLLGYMFYSSIYAAVGSAVDNETETQQFTIFAILPLMLGMYGSFSVMNNPDGPLGFWLSIIPFTSPVAMIARIPFGVPAWQIALSIFLLLATTIFMIFVAGKIYRVGILMYGNKASMKEIWKWIKE
- the lpxA gene encoding acyl-ACP--UDP-N-acetylglucosamine O-acyltransferase: MIHQLAAVDKRAKISKNVTIEPFTTIAGDVEIGEGTWIGSNVTIMDGARIGKNCRIFPGTVISAIPQDLKFDGEDTQTIIGDETTIRECVTVNRGTKALGFTKIGTNCLIMATSHIAHDCVIGDHVIIVNGCGIAGHVEIGDYTVMGGLSAVHQFGKIGKHVMISGGTLVRKDIPPYVKVAREPMSYAGINSVGLRRRGFSNDKIFEIQKIYRAIFQMKMNVSQAVSHIEKEMLPTAERDEILQFIQNSPRGIVKGYGTGKE
- the sucD gene encoding succinate--CoA ligase subunit alpha — protein: MSILVNKDSKVIVQGFTGNEGTFHAGQMIEYGTNVVGGVTPGKGGSEHLGKPVFNTVADAVAKAGANVSIIFVPPAFAADAIMEAAEAGIKVIVCITEGIPVADMVKVKSYIADKDCRLIGPNCPGIITSDEAKIGIMPGFVFKAGKVGIVSKSGTLTYEAADQVVKAGYGISTAIGIGGDPIIGTTTREALELFINDPETEAVVMIGEIGGGLEAEAARWYKASGSTKPVVGFIAGQTAPKGRTMGHAGAIVGGAEDTAQAKMEIMRENGINVVDSPAEIGVTIAKVLG
- a CDS encoding porin family protein codes for the protein MKKILLASALAFSLMASAQIDFRNTRFGLTAGVNNSRVRNAHNPSGGRFSFQGGVLALIPMGSSNQFFLQPEVVYYGAGESGKDKDAKGMQGYNAMYANNYISVPVSFKGYFSEAESEFFGQIGPRFNFLVDQKVTNESREIYRTDRFGKAKSFNFALGAGIGYSYKRQLELTLKYDFGLSNTYPDLDESKIDPNSAKKKSEQVLSLSLSYIFK
- the efp gene encoding elongation factor P, whose amino-acid sequence is MATSNDIRKGLCIEYSNDIFKVIEFLHVKPGKGPAFVRTKLKSVTNGKVIDNTFSAGHKIDEVKVITRKFQYLYDDENGFHFMNNDDFSQLYLNKEMIENSNLMKAGEEVTIILKEADETPLSAELPQSVYLEVVEADPGVKGNTATNALKNAIVETGARVMVPLFIEAGDKIKVSTEDGSYLERVKE
- a CDS encoding bifunctional UDP-3-O-[3-hydroxymyristoyl] N-acetylglucosamine deacetylase/3-hydroxyacyl-ACP dehydratase; the protein is MSDMQKTLQEEVTLSGIGLHTGREVKLTIKPAKENTGFVFVRTDLEGHPQVEADVNYVVATERGTTLEKLGVKINTCEHLLAALVGCDVDNAIMEMDASEPPILDGSSKFFVEAVESVGVVEQSVAREYLVVKEVLSYSDPATGSEITIIPSDTYEVTTMVDFGTKVLGTQNATLKNISEFKEEISSARTFSFLHELEMLLDHGLIKGGDISNAIVYVDKDLTPETTEKLKKAFGKDNVSIRPNGILDNLTLNYPNEAARHKLLDVIGDLALTGVKIKGKVIANKPGHYVNTQFAKKLNRQWKLQKKKNVPEFDLNKPPVFDINGIMRLMPHRYPFLLIDKVLELSDKHVVGLKNVTFNEPFFVGHFPKEPVMPGVLQVEALAQTGGILVLASVPDPENYSTYFIKIDKVKFKRKVIPGDTLVFKIELITPIRRGIVHMQGYGYVGDTIAVEAELMAQVAKNKLD